A stretch of the Conger conger chromosome 3, fConCon1.1, whole genome shotgun sequence genome encodes the following:
- the LOC133123703 gene encoding hatching enzyme 1.2-like, whose amino-acid sequence MDHRLISTILALLLSLSQAHHLVDLGSEDEIQIEDPDDVDITARILLSNNGSSEMLMEGDLVVSNTRNAIKCRNNQCLWRKSSDGLVEVPYTMSNQFTHYHKKRIENAMKTFNTETCIRFVPRSYQRDFISIESRDGCYSYLGRTGGKQVLSLAKYGCVYHGIIQHELNHALGFYHEHTRSDRDQYVKINWENVPPRTIFNFQKQDTENLNTPYEYTSIMHYGRTAFSTNGLDTITPVPNPNQSIGQRSNLSEGDIQKIKKLYSC is encoded by the exons ATGGACCACAGACTCATCTCCACCATCCTAGCTCTGCTGCTGAGCCTCTCACAGGCACATCACCTCGTG GATCTCGGGAGTGAAGATG AAATCCAAATAGAGGATCCCGATGATGTGGACATCACTGCCAGAATTCTGCTGTCCAACAATG GGTCCAGTGAGATGCTGATGGAGGGAGACCTGGTTGTATCAAACACCAGGAATGCCATTAAATGTCGGAATAACCAATGTTTATGGAGGAAATCCTCAGATGGACTTGTTGAAGTACCTTATACGATGAGCAATCAATTCA CACATTATCACAAGAAGAGGATTGAAAATGCAATGAAGACCTTCAACACAGAAACCTGCATTCGCTTTGTTCCCCGGTCATATCAGAGAGACTTCATCAGTATTGAGAGCAGAGATGG CTGTTATTCCTATCTTGGGAGAACTGGTGGCAAGCAGGTACTGTCTCTGGCCAAGTATGGTTGTGTATACCACGGTATCATTCAGCATGAGCTGAACCATGCACTGGGCTTCTATCATGAGCACACAAGGAGCGACCGGGACCAATACGTCAAGATCAACTGGGAGAATGTTCCACCAC GCACCATCTTCAACTTTCAGAAACAAGATACTGAAAATCTGAATACTCCATATGAATATACTTCTATCATGCATTATGGAAG AACTGCTTTCTCAACCAACGGACTGGACACTATAACTCCCGTGCCAAACCCAAACCAGTCTATTGGACAGAGGTCAAATCTGTCCGAGGGGGACATTCAGAAGATTAAGAAGCTGTACAGCTGCT ag
- the LOC133124837 gene encoding potassium channel subfamily K member 4-like — protein MHCSTLLAILTGVLLYLILGALVFRSLEAPWEKSQHLQLHRTRLDFLENHSCVSPDHLHLFLQEVEKAMGAGVNPTSNSSDINSKWELASAFFFCGTIITTIGFGNISPKTDGGQLFCIFYALVGIPMFGILLAGVGDHLGTGLRKAVCKLETLFLKRRVSPTLVGVISAVLSILLGCLLFIAVPTVVFKEMEKWTLLEATYFVVITLTTVGFGDYVAGDQAEDDAVYKPLVWFWILVGLAYFASVLTMIGKWLRVLSKRTRAEMEGLRAHATDWTQNIQNMSVDFRIPNRLDLNDHFHRRRRKRHRGPRSRPHRPGQGTAEVGGAALGENGHPPNGVSESGSSFNSHYSDESGSGSEASDTERARSGWPKKSPGGEEAPEGLPGSINCQPLDYFGEHLAYIDESSDARSDRLKTDLLLDRNRTNSIPPRKPKRKRSKKLPQKNSRTPLCLDMERNELNGDIHPPSDPPPPPPETPEGN, from the exons ATGCATTGCTCCACCCTTCTGGCCATCCTGACAGGGGTGCTGCTGTACCTGATCCTGGGCGCCCTGGTCTTCCGGAGCCTGGAGGCTCCCTGGGAAAAGAGCCAGCACCTCCAGCTGCACAGAACTCGCCTCGACTTCCTGGAGAACCATTCCTGTGTGAGCCCCGACCACCTGCATCTCTTCTTACAG GAGGTGGAAAAGGCTATGGGAGCTGGTGTGAACCCTACCAGCAATTCCTCTGACATCAATAGTAAATGGGAGCTGGCCAGTgcattcttcttctgtggtaccATTATTACGACTATTG GTTTTGGGAACATTTCCCCAAAGACAGATGGGGGCCAGCTGTTCTGCATCTTCTATGCCCTGGTGGGGATCCCTATGTTTGGGATCCTGCTTGCGGGAGTGGGGGACCACCTGGGCACCGGGCTGAGGAAGGCTGTCTGCAAGTTGGAGACCCTCTTCCTG aAGAGGAGAGTCAGTCCCACTCTAGTCGGAGTCATCTCAGCAGTGCTCTCCATCCTGCTGGGCTGCCTGCTCTTTATCGCCGTGCCAACGGTGGTGTTTAAAGAAATGGAGAAGTGGACCCTGCTAGAAGCTACCTACTTTGTGGTCATCACCCTCACGACTGTTGGCTTTGGAGACTACGTGGCAG GTGATCAAGCAGAGGACGACGCGGTGTACAAGCCTTTGGTGTGGTTCTGGATCCTGGTCGGCTTGGCTTATTTCGCGTCCGTCCTCACTATGATCGGTAAATGGCTACGGGTGCTGTCCAAAAGGACCCGCGCTGAG ATGGAGGGTCTCAGAGCCCATGCCACCGACTGGACCCAAAACATCCAGAACATGTCAGTGGACTTCCGCATCCCCAACCGCCTCGACCTCAACGATCACTTCCACCGTCGCCGGCGGAAACGGCACCGGGGGCCTCGCAGTCGCCCCCACAGGCCGGGGCAGGGCACGGCGGAGGTCGGAGGGGCGGCGCTCGGGGAGAATGGCCACCCTCCCAACGGCGTGTCGGAGTCCGGATCCTCCTTCAATTCGCACTACTCGGACGAGAGCGGGTCTGGCTCTGAGGCGTCCGACACGGAGAGGGCACGCAGTGGGTGGCCCAAGAAGAGCCCGGGAGGAGAAGAGGCCCCCGAGGGCCTCCCAGGCTCCATCAACTGCCAACCTCTGGACTATTTCGGGGAACATTTGGCCTACATCGACGAGTCCTCAGATGCGCGGAGTGACAGGTTAAAAACGGACCTCCTGCTCGACCGCAATCGTACCAATTCCATTCCTCCACGGAAGCCCAAGAGGAAGCGCTCCAAAAAACTTCCCCAGAAAAACTCCAGAACCCCCCTCTGTTTGGATATGGAGAGAAATGAGCTGAATGGGGACATCCACCCGCCCTCtgaccccccaccaccccctcctgAGACCCCAGAAGGGAACTAA